DNA sequence from the Coregonus clupeaformis isolate EN_2021a unplaced genomic scaffold, ASM2061545v1 scaf5919, whole genome shotgun sequence genome:
GGCAAAGTCCTTGCCACAGATCTGGCAGTGGAACCTCTTGGAGCCGCGGCCCTTCCCCAGAGTCCCCTGGCAGTGGGCCACGATGTGCTCCCCTAGGGCTGAGCTGGAGGCGAAGCGACGTCTGCAGGGGGACAGGGGGCAGCGTAGGGGGGTCTGACCCGTATGGGACAGCCTGTGGAGGTCCAGACCCTCCTGGGTCATACAGCAATGACCGCACATATCACACTCCACCTGGATGGACAGAGGGAGGGCCACATGTATATAACGAATAACTAGTGAAGAACAGATGAAAGGACCCTACTATTACAGTATATATGTCTATACAGTACCTACAGAaagtacagtggagaaaaaaagtatttagtcagccaccaattgtgcaagttctcccacttaaaaagatgagagaggcctgtaattttcatcataggtacacgtcaactatgacagacaaaatgagaaaaaaaattccagaaaatcacattgtaggatttttaatgaatttatttgcaaattatggtggaaaataagtatttggtcaataacaaaagtttctcaatactttgttatataccctttgttggcaatgacataggtcaaacgttttctgtaaatcttcacaaggtttttcagcacactgttgctggtattttggcccattcctcca
Encoded proteins:
- the LOC123490958 gene encoding zinc finger protein 879-like, producing MGMNYGQDICLVECDMCGHCCMTQEGLDLHRLSHTGQTPLRCPLSPCRRRFASSSALGEHIVAHCQGTLGKGRGSKRFHCQICGKDFAYTSTFNVHMRIHTDERPFE